CTGCCCACTGCACAGGAATACCTCCTCGAGGAGGGCAACCTGTCCCGGCCGGCTGTGCAGCTCCTGGGAGATGTGATGTCCGAGGAGGGCTTCTTCTACCTCAGCTTTGCAGAAGCCTTACGTGCGCACGCCTGCCTGAGCGATAGACTCCGGTGAGGGCACAACGGATGGGGCAAGCCACAAGGCGGGGCAACCTGGGAGGGACAGGGCCAGAGGGGACAGGGCCTTAAGAGTTGGGGTCAGTGTGCCCGCCCTTCTTTGCCCCGCCCTGTAGGTACAGCCGCATCGTAGGTGGCTGGGACCTGCTTCCGCGAGCTCTGCTGAGCTCACTGTCCGGGGCGCTGCTACTGAACGCGCCTGTGGTGTCGATCACTCAGGGGAGGAACGATGTGCGCGTGCACATTGCCACCTCGCTTCACAGCGAGAAGACGCTGACAGCCGACGTGGTGCTGCTGACTGCCAGTGGACCCGCGCTGCAGCGCATTACCTTCTCGCCGCCCTTGACTCGCAAGAGGCAGGAGGCACTGCGCGCGCTTCACTACGTAGCAGCCAGCAAGGTTTTTCTGAGTTTCCGTCGGCCCTTCTGGCACGAGGAGCACATCGAGGGCGGCCACTCCAACACTGACCGCCCATCGCGCCTCATATTCTATCCCGCGCAGGGCGAGGGCTCACTGCTTCTGGCCTCCTACACGTGGTCGGACGCTGCAGCCCCCTTCGCTGGACTGAGCACCGACCAGACCCTGCGTTTGGTGCTCCAGGACGTGGCGGCCCTGCACGGGCCTGTGGTGTTCCGGCTGTGGGACGGCAGGGGTGTGGTCAAGCGCTGGGCAGAGGACCCGCATAGCCAGGGAGGCTTCGTGGTGCAGCCGCCATTGTACGGGCGCGAGGCTGAGGACTATGACTGGTCAGCCCCCTTCGGCCGCATTTACTTCGCGGGCGAGCACACAGCTCTCCCGCATGGCTGGGTAGAGACCGCTGTCAAGTCCGGGTTGCGGGCCGCGGTGAGAATCAATAATAACTATGGGTACGGGGAGGTCGACCCCCAGATGATGGAGCATGCATATGCAGAGGCCAACTATCTGGACCAGTATCCTGAAGGGGAGAGGCCCGAGGAGCAGCAGGCGCGGGAAGAAGTCAGCCCAGATGAACAGGAGCCCTCTCACAAACACTTGTTGGTGGAAACGAGCCCCGAGGGGCAGCAACACGCGTTTGTGGAGGCCATTCCCGAGCTGCAGGGACACGTGTTCGTGGAGACTGTCCCCCAGGAGAAGGGGCACGCCCACCAGAATATATATCCTTCGGAGCATGTACAGGTGCATGGGGAAGTCATCCCTGAGTGGCATGGTCATGGGGGATCTGGCACCCCGCAAATGCACCGAGTGGGGGACCACTCCTAATCGCAAAGAGGAAGTGAGCACCCAGCTCCTAAGCCAGCCCTCTTCAGGGCAGACAGACCACCTACACTAATAGCCCacaataaagttatttttgttaaaCCACAGGCTCACTTCCCTCCACAATGCACTGGTTTCCAGAATATAACTGCCCTAGGTGGGGCGACACTTGAGTGAATGAACACTACACCGTGGTGAAGAGATCAGAAGCCATTGGATGCTGGGGTGCTGACAGATCCTGACTGGAACAAAAACCCAGCAAccttgaggccagcatgggctatgaGCAAGATGGGAAAAGCAAAGTGTCCTGATGCCAGCCAGCGCAGTCAACCAAGAACGGTTTATTGCCTCACAATGGCAGCAGCTGGTGGGCGGGCACTCGGGAATCCCGGACCTCTAGGAGGACCTTCCTCCATTTCATTGGCCGGCTCATGGTCTCACTTCGCTCCAGGCCTCCTCCATGGACATGGAGCTCAGGACCTGTCAATCTGCAGGAACCCGGTCAGATGCACCGGGCTAGGAGTCAGGCGCCATCCTCGTCCTCAGGCAGAATCTCAAGACTGCTGTCAGGCTGCGGGATCACTTCCTCAGGCAGCGGCGGGGGCAACGGGGCCCGAGTAGGTGACAAGGGCATCGGAGATACCGGAGGAGATGGGCTACtaggctcttctggctgtgccAGCCCCAGGATCTCCTGCACATTGTGTGGCAGCTCCTGTGGGGAGAGGAGTGGTCCAAGAGGCTAGTTGATGGGTGAGGGTAGAGTCAGTAGGTGTGGGAGGAGGAAAGTCTGGCTGGGGAGCCATGGGGTTTATCAGGTAAGCACTAAAGACTCACTGGGCAGGCCGTCAGCTGCCTGTACAGAGCCTCTGCCCGTGTCAGCACATCCTCCACACTCAGCTTCATGGTCAGTTCATTGATGTGCTGTGGGAAAGGGAAAGTCAGGTCCATGCCTGCACTCTGGTGATGGACAGAAGCAGACTGGTGCTAGGGGTATAGGGTCCAGCTTCAGGAGTCCCTGGCCTGCCACAATCTTCCATAGCATTCCCTGCTATCACAGGTGGATGCTGAAGCACACAAGGAAGAGCCCTCACTGGGGAGGGGCAGGCTCCTCTCCTTCACTGCTCTATAAGTACAGCCTAGTAACCTGGTAAGTGGGAAAAACAGGCAGTTCCAACCCCATCCAAAGCGATCAACACTCAATCCCAAGGCTAGCAGCATACATTGCAGGTGGACTCCACATCTAAGTTAGAGTAGAAGGTGGGAAGTGCCCTCACCTTAAGGATCTCATTGGAGCCAAAGCCAGACAGCATCAGGGTGTCCCGTTCCATATCCAAGATGGCACAGGCCACCAGCAGGTGCAAATTGGGGCCAGGAAGCCCTGTCCACAGCACCTGGGGTGTCAGAAGGAACCCCTGAAGCCCCATCCTGACCTGCCCATATGCCTTCCACCTCCCAGTCCTTCTACCAGCCCTCTCACCCCAACTGGCCGCCCACCTCCCACAGCCGGAGGACATCAGGAAAGGGGAATTCCCTCTTGAACCAGATGAGCAGCCACCGGAAACAGAAGCACAGCGAGCCCGAGTCCTGAGAATCTAGAAGAGGAGCACTGGCAGTTAGCCTTGCCCACAGCTAAATCGAGCTACAGCCCAGATCACAGTGTGCTGGACAGTGGGACAGGCAGATGACAGGCATGACTACACACATCAATTCTCCTGCTCTATGCAGCACTACCATCCACTCCCTACCAAGTGAGCCACAGCCATCCTTGCCCCTTCAGCAACAAGGAACTTAGCAGGAATGCTATGACCCTAGCTGAGAGTCTAGAGAAACCTCACCTGGCCCAAGGTGAGCAGGCTGCCCCATCCCCTAGCCTTTGAATGCCAGGTTTTCCTTGGTCTCACACAGGACCTACCCAGGAAATCACAGAGTGGCTGATCCAGCACCCGCAGAAGCAGCAGGAGCTGCCCAAGCTGCCGCTTCATAGTCTCCTGACTCTCTTCAAAGTTCCCATGCTGCAGAGAGCAGGAGGTAAGTGTGAGGGCAGAGCGCAGACTGGATACTTAGCAGCTGTCCCTAGCCgctccccctctcccatcctgcgCCTCACCACAAGTTCCATGAAGCCGCAGAAACACCAGAAGGCATCTACTTCGTTCTGAACAACGAAGAGGATCGGGGACAGGAGGTCACTCATACCCTGAACGTAGCCTGAGGGAACACGGGGTCAGCTGCCACACCCTGAGCACCCAGAGCACTCTACTCTCTCCCCTTCAGTGCAGTGCTCACCCAAGTCGAAGTGGTACATGCAGTAGGTAAGAAGGATATCATGGAGCAGGCTCAGCCCAGGGTTCTCAGGGCCTTCATAGAACTTGTTAGTCCTGTCCGTGCGGCTTACATCTCTCTCTGTGGAGTCCAGCATGGCAGGAACATGAACAAGGTCAGTAGGTAGGCCTTCCTAGCTAGTCAGAGGTAGCAGCGATAGTTCCCTGTATGCTGGCAGCCCTGAGCTGCTGGGCTCATGCTAGGGTGAGGATGGAGCTTCCCCACAACCTATTACCGCCACCCACAACATGAGACTCTAGTATGCCTagggaaacagaggcacagagaggtaaGGCCACCCAATCTCCCAGGGAGAGCTGACAAGGCCCCAAGACAACCTTCCCAGGCACTGCAGCTCACCCCACCATATCAACTCCACCACGTTTCCTGGCCCCACCCACCAATGAGGCTTCGGTATCCATGCAGCAGTGAGTTCCTCCGCTCCTGCTCAGCACTCACAGACTTCCACTGCAGCTTCATTCGGAAGTACTCATCCCTGAGAGGGGAGGGACACGGGAGCTAGGACCCCTGCACCCAGAGGACACCTGGAAAACACTTGCCCACATCATCACTCCTCACGCCCTGCTCTGCCCACAGAGGCCACCTGCCCAaactccctttcttctctcccgaTGCTTCTCTACACAGGACACCCTGTGGGCTTCTGCTAATGTGTGTCACCACCCCTCTCTCTGCTGGACAAGCTTGCCCAGGGACACTAAGGCCTTCACAAGGGGCCAGACACAGCAGATGCATGACACCCACAGGAAGGAGCTGACAGCCCCTGCAACGCTGTAAGAACTGCAACAGGGCGGCAGCGGAGTGAGGGGTGCACCTAGTCAGGAGGCAGCCACAGGGGGTGAGGCTGTTC
This Mus musculus strain C57BL/6J chromosome 7, GRCm38.p6 C57BL/6J DNA region includes the following protein-coding sequences:
- the Il4i1 gene encoding L-amino-acid oxidase precursor — translated: MAGLALRLVLAATLLGLAGSLDWKAASSLNPIEKCMEDHDYEQLLKVVTLGLNRTSKPQKVVVVGAGVAGLVAAKMLSDAGHKVTILEADNRIGGRIFTFRDEKTGWIGELGAMRMPSSHRILHKLCRTLGLNLTQFTQYDENTWTEVHNVKLRNYVVEKMPEKLGYNLNNRERGHSPEDIYQMALNKAFKDLKALGCKKAMNKFNKHTLLEYLLEEGNLSRPAVQLLGDVMSEEGFFYLSFAEALRAHACLSDRLRYSRIVGGWDLLPRALLSSLSGALLLNAPVVSITQGRNDVRVHIATSLHSEKTLTADVVLLTASGPALQRITFSPPLTRKRQEALRALHYVAASKVFLSFRRPFWHEEHIEGGHSNTDRPSRLIFYPAQGEGSLLLASYTWSDAAAPFAGLSTDQTLRLVLQDVAALHGPVVFRLWDGRGVVKRWAEDPHSQGGFVVQPPLYGREAEDYDWSAPFGRIYFAGEHTALPHGWVETAVKSGLRAAVRINNNYGYGEVDPQMMEHAYAEANYLDQYPEGERPEEQQAREEVSPDEQEPSHKHLLVETSPEGQQHAFVEAIPELQGHVFVETVPQEKGHAHQNIYPSEHVQVHGEVIPEWHGHGGSGTPQMHRVGDHS
- the Il4i1b gene encoding L-amino-acid oxidase precursor, whose amino-acid sequence is MGARRAPQRPPCTLRLVLAATLLGLAGSLDWKAASSLNPIEKCMEDHDYEQLLKVVTLGLNRTSKPQKVVVVGAGVAGLVAAKMLSDAGHKVTILEADNRIGGRIFTFRDEKTGWIGELGAMRMPSSHRILHKLCRTLGLNLTQFTQYDENTWTEVHNVKLRNYVVEKMPEKLGYNLNNRERGHSPEDIYQMALNKAFKDLKALGCKKAMNKFNKHTLLEYLLEEGNLSRPAVQLLGDVMSEEGFFYLSFAEALRAHACLSDRLRYSRIVGGWDLLPRALLSSLSGALLLNAPVVSITQGRNDVRVHIATSLHSEKTLTADVVLLTASGPALQRITFSPPLTRKRQEALRALHYVAASKVFLSFRRPFWHEEHIEGGHSNTDRPSRLIFYPAQGEGSLLLASYTWSDAAAPFAGLSTDQTLRLVLQDVAALHGPVVFRLWDGRGVVKRWAEDPHSQGGFVVQPPLYGREAEDYDWSAPFGRIYFAGEHTALPHGWVETAVKSGLRAAVRINNNYGYGEVDPQMMEHAYAEANYLDQYPEGERPEEQQAREEVSPDEQEPSHKHLLVETSPEGQQHAFVEAIPELQGHVFVETVPQEKGHAHQNIYPSEHVQVHGEVIPEWHGHGGSGTPQMHRVGDHS